Proteins from one Elgaria multicarinata webbii isolate HBS135686 ecotype San Diego chromosome 3, rElgMul1.1.pri, whole genome shotgun sequence genomic window:
- the LOC134395581 gene encoding thaicobrin-like, which produces MAEKSPNPKLKSCCVERESNVILDPDTAHPCLLVSEDGKSVRMGDRVQDLPANPERFDLYPFVLGCEGFKAGRHFWEVTLGHREIWVVGVLSESVSRKDVVNFLPEEGIWGLGKWDDEYRASTRHWEPPLALLQEPTKVRVMLNYEGGQVAFFDADTLDMLYVYSDIFFSGETILPFLFLIGEEPMMLSP; this is translated from the exons ATGGCTGAGAAGTCTCCCAATCCCAAATTGAAGTCCTGCTGTGTTGAGAGGGAAT CAAACGTAATTCTGGATCCGGACACAGCGCATCCCTGTCTCCTCGTGTCCGAGGATGGTAAAAGTGTGAGGATGGGAGATAGAGTTCAGGATCTGCCGGCGAATCCTGAgcgatttgatttgtaccctttTGTCCTGGGCTGTGAGGGATTCAAAGCAGGCAGGCACTTCTGGGAAGTCACCCTGGGACATAGAGAAATTTGGGTTGTGGGAGTCCTCAGTGAGTCTGTGAGTAGGAAGGATGTGGTCAATTTCCTTCCTGAGGAAGGGATCTGGGGGTTGGGGAAATGGGACGATGAGTACAGGGCCTCCACCCGCCATTGGGAACCTCCTCTCGCCCTGCTTCAGGAGCCCACGAAGGTCCGGGTGATGCTGAACTATGAGGGGGGGCAGGTGGCATTTTTCGATGCGGATACTTTAGACATGCTCTACGTATACTCAGATATCTTCTTCTCTGGGGAGAccatccttcccttcttatttttgattggagaagaACCCATGATGCTCTCCCCCTGA